From the Lampris incognitus isolate fLamInc1 chromosome 6, fLamInc1.hap2, whole genome shotgun sequence genome, one window contains:
- the LOC130114334 gene encoding potassium voltage-gated channel subfamily D member 2-like: protein MAADVAAWLPFARAAAIGWMPVASAPMPIPPKEKRKAKDGLIILNVSGTRFQTWRNTLERYPDTLLGSSERDFFFHEETHEYFFDRDPDIFRHILNFYRTGKLHYPRQECISAYDEELAFFGIIPEIIGDCCYEEYKDRRRENAERLQDDDDMDNGNDVTPVNLTVREFLWRAFENPHTSTLALVFYYVTGFFIAISVMANVVETVPCGTLPNRSKEVSCGERYALAFFCLDTACVMIFTVEYLLRLIAAPSRYKFMKSVMSVIDVVAIMPYYIGLVMTDNDQVSGAFVTLRVFRVFRIFKFSRHSAGLRILGYTLKSCASELGFLLFSLTMAIIIFATVMFYAEKGSSASKFTSIPAAFWYTIVTMTTLG, encoded by the coding sequence ATGGCAGCAGACGTGGCGGCGTGGCTTCCGTTCGCCCGCGCCGCGGCCATAGGATGGATGCCCGTGGCGAGCGCCCCGATGCCCATCCCTCcgaaggagaagaggaaagccaaagacgGACTCATCATCCTCAACGTGAGCGGCACCAGGTTTCAGACGTGGCGAAACACGTTGGAGCGATACCCGGACACGCTGCTGGGCAGCTCGGAGAGAGACTTCTTTTTCCACGAGGAAACCCACGAGTACTTCTTCGACCGTGACCCCGACATCTTTAGACACATCCTCAATTTTTACCGCACGGGGAAACTCCACTACCCACGCCAAGAGTGCATCTCGGCGTACGACGAGGAGCTGGCGTTTTTCGGGATTATACCCGAGATCATCGGGGACTGCTGCTACGAGGAGTACAAAGATCGAAGACGCGAGAACGCCGAGAGGCTCCAGGACGACGACGACATGGACAACGGCAATGACGTCACGCCCGTGAACCTGACCGTCCGGGAGTTTCTGTGGCGGGCTTTCGAGAACCCCCACACCAGCACCTTAGCCCTCGTCTTCTACTACGTCACTGGGTTTTTCATAGCCATATCCGTAATGGCCAATGTGGTCGAGACAGTTCCGTGTGGGACGTTGCCTAACCGGTCCAAGGAGGTCTCCTGTGGAGAGCGTTACGCGCTGGCCTTTTTCTGCCTGGACACGGCGTGCGTCATGATATTCACCGTAGAATACCTCCTGCGCCTGATCGCCGCGCCCAGCCGCTACAAGTTCATGAAAAGCGTGATGAGCGTCATCGACGTGGTCGCCATCATGCCTTACTACATCGGCCTGGTCATGACGGACAACGACCAAGTGAGCGGCGCGTTCGTCACTCTGAGAGTCTTCCGCGTCTTTCGGATTTTCAAATTTTCCCGCCACTCCGCCGGCCTGCGCATCCTGGGCTACACCTTGAAGAGCTGTGCCTCGGAGTTGGGTTTCCTGCTCTTCTccctcaccatggccatcatcatCTTCGCCACCGTCATGTTTTACGCCGAGAAAGGCTCCTCGGCCAGCAAGTTCACCAGTATCCCCGCGGCTTTTTGGTACACCATCGTCACCATGACAACACTGGGGTAG